From one Triticum urartu cultivar G1812 chromosome 3, Tu2.1, whole genome shotgun sequence genomic stretch:
- the LOC125545313 gene encoding zinc finger protein ZAT5-like, producing MQASAMELVLFREEGAVDDRLQQRGGAVVKRKRTKRPRHQTPPVAAMACSSASSSESTTTEEEDMAHCLILLAQGAAPPGVVVDSRPPPATVPQEARQGTSSLPPAGPLPPPAVVSAKTERYTSRKYTEAATTADGVRAGFYVYECKTCNKCFPTFQALGGHRASHKKPRLAGADDDSAANATSVAIAKLSKPPSTKTATPPLVQMTTASPPPPPPPQVDAAPGVTTVLSLNNGGNAVCHAVNTNRLRVHECSICGAEFASGQALGGHMRRHRPLHAPADRAIATTAVTAIAASTTKKEKDSTPAGINLELDLNLPAPSDEECVSHPPPPPPPSSAPPVVLGLGPFDSGKKRLMLTAASAALVDCHY from the coding sequence ATGCAAGCGTCGGCCATGGAGCTCGTGCTCTTCCGGGAGGAGGGGGCCGTGGACGATCGGCTGCAGCAGCGCGGGGGTGCCGTCGTCAAGCGGAAGCGCACCAAGAGGCCGCGCCACCAGACGCCGCCGGTGGCCGCCATGGCCTGCTCCTCCGCGTCCTCCTCCGAGAGCACCACCACCGAGGAGGAGGACATGGCCCACTGCCTCATCCTCCTCGCCCAGGGCGCGGCGCCGCCCGGAGTCGTCGTCGACTCGAGGCCGCCGCCCGCGACGGTGCCGCAGGAGGCTCGCCAGGGGACGTCGTCGCTTCCCCCGGCCGGCCCTCTGCCGCCGCCGGCGGTGGTGTCGGCCAAGACGGAGAGGTACACCAGCCGCAAGTACACGGAGGCGGCCACCACGGCGGACGGTGTCAGGGCCGGCTTCTACGTGTACGAGTGCAAGACGTGCAACAAGTGCTTCCCCACCTTCCAGGCCCTCGGCGGCCACCGCGCCAGCCACAAGAAGCCACGCCTCGCCGGAGCCGACGACGACAGCGCCGCCAACGCCACCAGCGTCGCCATCGCCAAGCTGTCCAAGCCACCATCGACGAAGACGGCGACGCCACCGCTGGTGCAGATGACGACGgcctcgccgccaccgcccccACCGCCTCAGGTCGACGCCGCCCCGGGCGTGACCACCGTGCTCAGCCTCAACAACGGCGGCAACGCCGTCTGCCACGCCGTCAACACCAACAGGCTCCGGGTGCACGAGTGCTCCATATGCGGGGCCGAGTTCGCCTCCGGGCAGGCGCTGGGCGGGCACATGCGACGCCACCGGCCGCTACACGCGCCCGCAGATCGCGCCATCGCAACAACCGCCGTGACCGCGATCGCCGCGTCCACGACGAAGAAGGAGAAAGACAGCACCCCGGCCGGAATCAACCTGGAGCTCGACCTCAACCTGCCGGCGCCGTCCGACGAGGAGTGCGTCTCACacccaccaccgccaccaccaccatcatCGGCGCCACCGGTGGTGCTCGGGCTCGGCCCGTTCGACAGCGGCAAGAAACGGCTGATGCTCacggccgcctccgccgcgctGGTGGATTGCCATTATTAA